Proteins encoded by one window of Agelaius phoeniceus isolate bAgePho1 chromosome 5, bAgePho1.hap1, whole genome shotgun sequence:
- the BHLHE41 gene encoding class E basic helix-loop-helix protein 41, whose translation MDEGISRLPERQLLEHRDFIGLDYPALYMCKPKRGVKRDESKETYKLPHRLIEKKRRDRINECIAQLKDLLPEHLKLTTLGHLEKAVVLELTLKHLKALTALTEQQHQKIIALQNGERSMKSPVQADLDAFHSGFQTCAKEVLQYLSRFESWTPREQRCAQLLGHLHSISSQFLPGPQLLSPPPGPLSKGSSSSSSPPAPPCAPGHKPEGQANCVPVIQRTHAAELSAETDTDTDSGYGGEGEARPERGPAAAAGGALPALAIKQEPSGDEVPPAPKRLKLDRGGSPMPGPPGLAARGAEAAAAAAAAAALVRPDAALLGSLMALGAGGGGAPFGQPAAAPFCLPFYFISPSAAAAYMQPFLDKSSLEKYLYPAAPIPLLYPGIPAQAAAAAAAAAASFPCLSSVLGPEKAAAAATGLPPTPHLPHPFAAAAEPGEEPEPAAAEEPGAEGP comes from the exons ATGGATGAAGGAATCTCCCGCTTGCCGGAGAGGCAGCTACTGGAGCATAGGGATTTTATAGG gctggactACCCTGCCCTGTATATGTGCAAACCCAAAAGAGGCGTGAAGAGGGACGAGAGCAAG GAAACGTACAAACTGCCACATAGACTGATAGAAAAGAAGAGGCGAGACAGGATTAACGAATGCATTGCCCAGCTGAAGGATTTACTGCCCGAGCATCTGAAACTAACG ACGCTGGGACACCTGGAGAAAGCGGTGGTGCTGGAACTGACTTTGAAGCACTTGAAAGCACTAACAGCCttaacagagcagcagcaccagaagATAATTGCTTTGCAGAATG GGGAGCGGTCCATGAAGTCTCCGGTGCAGGCCGACCTGGACGCCTTCCACTCGGGCTTTCAGACGTGCGCGAAGGAAGTGCTGCAATACCTCTCCCGCTTCGAGAGCTGGACCCCCCGCGAGCAGCGATGCGCGCAGCTCCTCGGCCACCTGCACTCCATCTCGTCGCAGTTCCTCCCCGGccctcagctcctctccccGCCGCCGGGCCCCCTCAGCAAGggatcctcctcctcttcctccccgcccgcccccccCTGCGCGCCGGGCCACAAGCCGGAGGGCCAGGCTAACTGCGTGCCCGTCATCCAGCGGACTCACGCCGCCGAGCTCAGCGCCGAGACCGACACGGACACGGACAGCGGCTACGGCGGAGAGGGCGAGGCACGCCCCgagcgcggccccgcggcggcggccggcggagcgctgcccgccctggccATCAAGCAGGAGCCGTCGGGGGACGAGGTGCCCCCCGCGCCCAAGCGGCTGAAGCTGGACCGCGGCGGGAGCCCTATGCCCGGCCCGCCGGGGCTGGCGGCGCGGGGAgccgaggcggcggcggcggcggcggcggcggccgcgctggTCAGACCCGACGCCGCCCTGCTGGGCTCGCTGATGGCCctgggggcgggcggcggcggggccccCTTCGGACAGCCGGCGGCGGCCCCTTTCTGCCTGCCCTTCTACTTCATCTCCCCCTCGGCCGCCGCTGCCTACATGCAGCCCTTCCTGGATAAAAGCAGCCTGGAGAAGTATCTCTACCCCGCCGCCCCCATCCCGCTCCTCTACCCGGGCATCCCGGCCCAggcggccgccgccgcggcagccgccgccgcctcctttccctgcctctCCTCCGTGCTCGGCCCCGAgaaggcggcggcggccgccaCCGGGCTGCCCCCGACGCCCCACCTCCCGCACCCCTTCGCTGCCGCCGCCGAGCCCGGCGAGGAGCCCGAGCCCGCAGCCGCCGAGGAGCCCGGCGCCGAGGGCCCGTGA